The following are from one region of the Actinomycetota bacterium genome:
- a CDS encoding pentapeptide repeat-containing protein, with translation MADPEHLEILKRGVEAWNEWRRNNVYVVPDLYGADLRGMDLQYVHFMRTNLGEANLAGCNLRKSYLVGAYLHGADLSGCDLEGADMRGCHLSEASLRGARLVGAVLNKSLATGVDFSGADLRSAMMLGTNLENSDFTGANMEDVDLTDARLRGARVEGVKGYRFPGR, from the coding sequence ATGGCGGACCCCGAGCACCTGGAGATACTCAAGCGGGGAGTGGAGGCCTGGAACGAGTGGAGGAGGAACAACGTCTACGTCGTCCCCGACCTTTACGGCGCCGACCTGCGGGGCATGGACCTGCAGTACGTGCACTTCATGCGCACCAACCTGGGAGAGGCCAACCTGGCCGGGTGCAACCTGCGCAAGTCCTACCTGGTGGGTGCCTACCTGCACGGCGCCGACCTCTCGGGGTGTGACCTGGAGGGGGCGGACATGCGCGGCTGTCACCTGAGCGAGGCCAGCCTGCGCGGGGCCCGGCTGGTGGGTGCGGTGCTCAATAAGTCCCTGGCGACGGGGGTGGATTTTTCCGGGGCGGACCTGCGTTCGGCCATGATGCTGGGAACCAACCTGGAGAACTCCGATTTCACCGGCGCGAACATGGAGGACGTGGACCTAACGGACGCCAGGCTCAGGGGCGCCAGGGTGGAGGGAGTAAAGGGTTACCGTTTCCCGGGGCGGTGA